GTATCCTTCACGTGCATAACCAATTTCTGGAAATTAATTGACCACGAACGATGTATCCGAGTCACATTTCGACGGGACTGCAATGCTGCCGCGCAGTTTGCTGGGTCTCTCCGTCGCTCATTCGCTTGCAGCCAAACTCCGCGGCTCTCCCGCGGACTCCTGCCTCCCTGCACCGGACTCCTAACAATTTCCATAACAATCGGTCACATTTTTAGACCAATGAATTCTTTCAATGGCCTTTGTCAGCTGCCATTGCGGGGAATTGAAAAACACCTCCATAAACTGATAGAGTAAATAGGGAATGAAATCCACGTggagataaataaaaaatatttgtatttttaaatattactaCTAGCATCCATGCGTAGCAGCACTTCGTTTCAAAGTCTCGTTTGTGCAAGAATGTTTTTCATTCCTTGGCCCTTCTCTAGTTTTGCAATTttgccaaaacaaacaaaatccttCAAATTAAGCAAGATAACTTCATTCAGAAACCTATATTCAACTTTTACATTTTCAAGAGCAGAATCATTACCCATCAACTAACCATTTATCCTGGTCCAGGGAGGTCAAAGGCACAGAGCACGTGCATAGATTATGGGCAATttggagacaccaattagcctgccGGCATGCCTAAGGACAGAAGGATATCCCACtcagtggggaggacatgcaaagcCCACACAAAGTAGTAGCAAGGGAGTCATTCAATCATTCATCCcttctttccatccatccatcttctgtgtaactgcttatcctgttcagaGTTGTGGGAGATCCAGAGCCTGTCCTGGAGGCTATGAGTGCAAGGCGGCAGCGccaggattcaaacccctaataTGATGGTGTGAGACCACCGATTCCCAACACTAGACAAGCACTGTAGACTCCAAGAACCGCTTTTTATAGTCGTTTTATGAAAAAGGGCagcatttttgtgtgtgtattttttataGGTGAATATGTCATTTAAGTGCGTCATTGAAGGGCCAGCAGGTTCAGCAGAACGTTCAGTATAAATTCCATGTGTTTATCATATGGTTCCTGCTATCTATAGTTCATCAGAGCTCTTCTACTAGGACACAGTTTATTTCAAAGGAAATAAAGGGCACATTCTAAAGGGTATATTCTAGAACTTTCTATGAAGTTTTACTAATCATTGTTTAGGCCCTTGTGAATTCTGTAATATATGCATGGTGGTgccgtggttagcactgttgcctcacacctttgggacccgggttcgagtctccgcctgggtcacatgtgtgtggagtttgcatgttctccccatgtcgtcgtggggtttccttcggataccccggtttccccccacggtccaaaaacatgctgaggttaataggACCTGCTAaattgagtgaatggtgtgtgagtgtgccctgcgatgggctggccccccatcctgggttgttccctgcctcgtgcccattgcttccgggataggctccgcaccccccgcgacccagtaagataagcggtttggaaaatgtatggatggatgttggtCAGTTGTCAGCAATCAAAATGCTGACAACTGACAGGAAGTCCTGATTACACACATAGATCCTGGGTTTATTTTGTGTAACAATCAGACAAGTGAGCTGCAGCAGCAGGTGTTGCTCCCCGTGCACCATTCCCCGTGCACGCCAGGTGTGCTCAGTGACTCACACGCAGGTCAGGCTGCTCAGCACGGAGGTCGGGGCAGGGCAGGAGCTTACGGCATAAATGCATGAGTCTCCGACCGCTTAAATTACATTGCCTGCGGACTCGAGAACACACCCCACCACAGCGGAACGGTGCCAGTAGGGCAGGAGAGACATTCTGCGTAATGTGGCACCGGAGGGGGGTATGAGTCACATTTCACAACACTTTTGAGTATTGGAGTTTGGGAAAATTCAAACGTGGCCAAATACTGTCTATAAGTATTAATACAAACAACATGGACAGTTGCACATACATGCCCCCAAAAGGGGATCTGCCACATTCATGAACCATGGCAatgaccagaggtggaaagtataGAAATGCCTGGTTCTCACCCTCTTACCTCATTTCTGTAATTGAGTTTTCAACGGCATTTTCCCAGCGTTCAATGCATttatcagaggtggaaagttcagatcccaaaagtacaaatccagaccaaagttttgtttcaacaaccagttgagtactcagtGACCGTGACTTTTTAAAACTCGgtgggttggttgaaacaaagccATGGtcaggatttgtactttctgcacctgaactttccacctctggcaaATGCATTGAGAACTCATGTACAGAAATGAGGTAACATGGTCAGAACCAGGCGACCATGAAAGCCTGAGGACAAGATCTTTTATACTGTCAAAGCTGAAACACTACCATCATAGAATAAGTTCCTTAAGTGTACTAAGTCCACCTGATTACTCTTCTTAATGATGTTACCCAGATGACAGGTGGATGCTTAAGCCAGTTGGCAAGACACACAGATGTTCCAAACCTGTCCTCCAGGGGACTAAGAAGGACATACCTCCACATACCTCTTCATACATTTGAAACTCCACATTAACTTCCTATGAATTGCACAGCCTCCATTTACATATAATCAGCCATTCGCTAATCACTCTGCCTGGTGCCTAGTAGGATGGGCTTTGTGATGTGGAAAAATGTATGACTAAAATCAAAAAACTTTTCAGCTGCACGAGTATCAACCCCTTAAAAACAAGTAGCCACCAACACCAGGCAGGCGCTCACCACACCCAGTGCATTCCCCTCTTCCAACACGTCTGCCATCGATGTACTTGCATAATCCCGTTGTGAAACAGCCAGACTTGCCCCTGCCCCCACTCTCCTTAATGATTCAGCTTCCTACTGTGCATCTGGGCTGCGCATacactcacctttgaccccagcGGCATTTCAGAAGTCAGCGCGGTTCTTATCAGCGGAGTTGTACGGAACCCAGATGTGAAGACTAAATCAAGCACCCACCTGGATAACAGATGTGTTCCTCAGCCTTCTGGAAAGTGCAAAGCTGCAAGCTTTCTTTTCACATTGTTTAATAACCCATACAAGCCACAATTCTGTAAATTATTTATACATCCAATTATAGAACATCAACAGCAGTAATATTTTCAATGTAACCAATACATGTTTAAGTGAATGTACCATCCTTTGCAGGGTTATGCTGTTTTATTTCAGAACATTTGGCTACAAAACTGAAACTACGTTTGAAATGACCTTTTTCAGGGAACGAACAGAGCAAGTGCTGCAGCTAAGCATCCTTTCATGTGTCACCTGATGTCCAGCGATCTTCCACTTAAAATACCCTTTTTTGTGAGATGTTTGTAACAGCGATTCTCAACCCAGGTCACagcaagttctgaaagggtcgCAAGGcagttggaaatgtaagcattttaaaaccagcaagctcctatgctgatccatgatcagatttcccagctgcAATCCTAGAATTAACATATATAAACGGTACTGGAGTCTGCAAGCATTTAGCACAAAACTAGTGTACCCTCacccaatccaagaagccaaccGCAGATGCTTAATTAAAAATTCACTGGTGCATCCAATCAGAATTGTGCGACAGGCATTGATTGGTGTAAACTGCAGAGTGCACTGCGTGCTTGATCATAGTgttaatttaaacctatacATGATAATGGGTCGCACCTGAGCTGGTGTGGTAAAAACTGGGCcaaaaaaggttgagaaccactgctttataAGACCCAATTAGGGGTAGCATCAATCTGGTTATTCCCCTTTAAATTTTTGACATCAAAATGTTTAGAAAACAGTATCTaaaaccggaattaaatgtaaCACAAATACAGACATCTTTTATTCCTCTACACACATCAGCATAACATTCCCGTGTAAAAATATTACCAAAAAGTCTTTGAACAggcattaaaacaataaaaatgacaGACGACACACAATCTTATTTTCTTAGATgtaaattgccccccccccccccctaacgaGCTGTCTCTCATCAGAACACTGAAAAGTAAGCTTTAGGAAGAGAGCCAACTTTCCCAGGTATGCATCCTCTTTCACTTGGGAGATGAACAAGCAGATAAGCCAGAGACCTGGAGTAAACATGGGCCTCAATGGTGGCCAAATTTTGAAGGGGGGGACATAAATGTTACAGTGGTTGCACGAGTACAAGGGGGACATCCTCAGTCTCTCAGCTGCATGGTTGCCAAGCAATCACGGGGATGCAGGTAGCCCTAACTGTCTAGCCATACATTTTCCAGTGAAAAACCTGTGACCCTGACAGAGAACCATTTTCCTCAACTGGAAACTATTGTCTCTCCCATTTATATATACCATTGGCTTCACTTCAATGTAAATATACAACAAAGTGTAAGAAGGTGGATGTCGGTTGGAATACAATGGGCATGCGATTATTAAAGCTTGATTTAGGGATGTCAGAGACTGTGGCAACGAGATTTGAAGGTAGAAGTTTATGAAGGGGGAGGAGTAGGATGTCCAGGTAAACGTTCTGAGCATCGTCCATCCTGAGCAGGTCAAAAGAGCAGGAACTGGGCCGAGCACAGTACTGAGACAGGCGAGAATCTCCTCTCCTGGAGGGCGGGACACGTGCCGGAAGAGTCGCCCGGGCTCTCACTGCTTGGCCTTTTTCAGGATGGTGCCAACAGCGGAGATGACGGTGGTCTTGGTGCCGCTGGCTGTGGTAGTGACAGAGACCACGCCGGGCAGCGTGGCCGTGGTGGTGAGCAGCGCCGGCTGGGCCAGAGTGACAGGAACCGCCGAATCCCATTTGCTCTTCCTCTTCTGGGCGTCTGAGACAGGGGTGACATCACAACACCAGGACTAATGAAATTAACAGAAAACACTACTGATAGCTGACAGAGGGcaacggttttttttttttggaaaattaaATAAGGTGTTACAGAATCTGCAATTATTTCTCATTTACAGGGTTTTTCCCCCAAACAGTTCAGGTTTCCTCCTAAACACAAGCAGCACTGGCGAATCTGTCAAAAAGCGTCCGTCTGTAAATGTATGTGGAGATGTCTTCTACACAGACTGGCATTCAGGCCGCATGCCATTTCATGCCCCGTGCACAAAGGATCGCATCCCAAAGCACTTGCTCACTGTGACCCTGACTGGGAAAGCAGCAACTACCACAAACAGGCTGATATACAAAGGTCAGAAATGAGATGATTTGGAGATGGGTGTGGATGCAGCTCTGCTGGCCGACACCGGTGGTCCGTGTTCATACCCGTTGCCGCGGtgctggtggtgttggtggtagAAGCAGCGCTGGTGGTTGTTCCCTTTTTGGTGCCAGTCACAAACTCAATCTGTAAGGTGAAAACCGTACGAGTCAGCAAAGGCGTGACCAATCAGAGATATAATCTGCTATCAGTGTGTTGCGGTTAGCCAGCTGTACTAGATGGAACCATAGACAAGAGGCGTCTCCTAACCACAACGGAAAACTCCACGCCTGTACAGAACGTTCTCCATGTGCTGCACCCCACTGCCCAATAAGCAGCTTGATGACTCTACATGAAATGGACTGTTAAAACTTGCCAATCCATTCCAATACATTTTACTCAGGCAAATAAAGCCTGTTCAAACAGGATCCTCTACTTTCAAGTCACAAACGTGGCATGCAGTTATCAAGCGTGCTGCCGAGCCATTTAGAGATGACTGACGAACTGAAACTTTGGACAGCTTGAGCAGTAGAGGGTTTGGGTGGAAAACAGCGTTCAGATGTCTAATGTATTGCACACTGACCAATTATGTAGATGacaaatttattttttggtAGCGACCTAGAAGGTTCAAAACCTTGTTAGGCTGCTCACCTTAGTCCGCTCTTTCTTTGCCTTCTCCAGTTTGTCCATTTCTACTTTCTGAGCTTTGGCTGTCCAGACAACCAGATGCAAAAAGCAGTTTAACATGGTTTGGACAAAATGGCAAAGAAAACAGTCGACCAACACAACAACACTCAAATGAATACCTAGAGCTTCGTAATAGGAATCTTCAGACCAGCCATGTGGATCGAACATGTCCTGTAGAACAAGTTGAGAAGCACGAAGGTAAAGCTACTGACCTATGATGAGGCTGTAGTTCTGCATTACGGTGTAAAGTATAGGTAAGACCGGTAAGAAATATGGTACAAAATTCAGCGGAGGTGGATACACAATATAACACCAGCAATGCATACCAGTTACAAAACGTCACTTTCCAACAACAATCATTACAACTACAACTTAATGTTGAGCAATACACCGATGAATGGTAACGTCTTAAAAACACCCATCACAGAAGTCTGGTATTTAAGATCTGTATACAAAAGCAAATTTATTAAACTTTTTTAAACTggcatttaaaaataaccaTTCATAAAGTaggaaacaagaaaaaaaagtgtgagATTTTCCAGCTTCTGGTCTACTTTCTTTCAGAGGCATCTCACGCGGCATGGGAGTGAGTGCACCGTACCTTGGGGTAATTCGTGCCGAGCTCGTCGATGCTGCAGAACTGAATGAGTTTCTCATAAATACTGCAGAAAGGACACAGAGGTCAGACACACTTGTCTCTCCCCAGCTTGGTCCAGAAGATCCCTATTGAGGGTCGCACGACGTACCTGGGGTTACGAAACTCCTTCTTGTTCTGGATGTGGAAGTTTGTGTCAAAGTTGCCATGCAGCTTGCGTTCGTACAGCTTCTGTATCTTCTCCTATCAAGATGAAATCACATTCAAAactcacacacagaccacaTATTCATATCATTCTGGAGACTCCAAATCCATTcgtttctatgggcataacccaaCACCTGTGCCTAATTCTGAGCCCAGCTTTCCTGTGGTGCCACACTGGAGCCATTTATTCTGCCCCagggcatttttttttgtggtggaaaCGCGTGGAACCGGTGCCAGATTAAGGAAAAGCCCAGCAACAACACAACATTGGTGGAAACGAGGCAAACGACAACCTTAACCGCTACCCAACCCTGACCATAAGCATCAGTAATCGAACAAAATATAAGAATttcggcatttttagttttttttattgcattcacagattttttttataaaattggggTTCTTCGAGGGACCGATAGAGAGAGGTGCCCTGGCACACTCTTAGGGTTGAACGCTCAAAGAATAAAACAATCCCCTTCTCATACAATATGCAACTTCACAATAAAACCATCATCCGTTAAGCAGCACAAATGCACAATATCTGCACATCCAGTTTGGGCAGCAGCAGTCTGCCCCCCAGGGGGTCTGACTGTTCTGTGCAGGATGCAGATCAGATACGCTGTTTCACAGCAGGCCGACCCAGGCCAAAGCAGATCGCGCCAGCGGGAGAGGGATCTGAGGGCAGGCATTTTCTGATACGCAAGGGCAATATTTCACAGCAAGCGTGGAGAGATGCAGGAACTGGCCTGAGGCCAATCGTTCCCATTCGTCTCACTCCAGCTTTGATCAGACAGATTAGAAGAGCTCTATACTGGGAGTCTGTCCACCATACAAGGAATATTTGAATAACCTGGGTATGAGAAATGgcatagaagaaaaaaaaaacaattgtctAGTTTGCTATACTATCCAATCTGTACTGTGACAACAAAATAAATGTTTAGTTGGAAACACCGCAGCCCTTCCTGTGAAATCTGCCGGGCAGGATATTAGTCACTAGGAGGTGGACGCATGGAACAGAGAGGCGGGTCTCTTATCCCACAATGCCCTGCAGGGCCGACACCACCCTCCCCTGCAGGGACCAGCGCTCGCCACCATGGCACCCTCAGAGCTACTGCCACGGCTTGCTGTCAGCAAGCTGTCTGTGAATTTAACTTTCGCTCTCAAAAAAATGCTGCGGTTTGCATTACAACAGTGCCGGGAGCTGGCAGCTCCAAGCCAAAGCCTTCCATTCACCGCATGGTCGCAATTACTGCAGAAGACGGCACCGGCTCACAGACTGCTTGATTAATATTTTACTATTAAACCACTTAAGGGGTTTCCTTGTTAAGTAAGTAATCAAGCGCAAATAAATGACTGGTGGATATAATATATAAGTGATGAGAGCATCGTGATTTGTTGATCAATCGTGTAGCATGGTGTACAAAGGGGAGCCAACACGGACTTGAAACACCCAGTACTTCCAAACTTGTACGCACGACCATCAGCGACCATTCTATTCCAGAGAGTAAAGCATCAGGTTTAGGGTTTAAATTAACAATAACTGCGGCAGAAAATGTCATTCACAGCTTAAAAGATGAAAAAGGTCACATTATTAACCGGGCCAGATAGCAGCATCATGGGCGGCATAGAGAGAGTAACCACCAGCCCCACATGTCCCAGTAACGGAAGCGATTCCCAGAGCCGTTCTAGCACTTTTGGGCTCGACTTAGCAGGAAGCATGCAGACAGGAGACCAGGCACCACCACTCAGCCCCTCCCACATGGAGGCACCGGGGGCCATCAGACGCAAGGAGCGCCGTTACAGATGGCCGGCTGAGTTTCTctcaatttattttaaattaggaACTTGTGAAGAAGGATTGCTTCCCTTATGGTTTTCTGCAGTCTACATTCCCTAAAGGGTTGTCTGTCTTTTCTGGCCAATCGCTGCTGTCACTGCTGAAGAAAATGTTTGGCTACTTGGCAACCAAGGTCCATTAGCCTTGCTCCCACCTTACTGTCCCCACTCTGGGTACAGCTGGCTGCAAGCATCCTCACTCTCACACCAAGGCCCAGACAGACACTTCAAGAGCAGCACATTGCCTATATAGACCGCTGATGGATTGCGACCTAAATGGGGCAGAGCGAAGGAGCTCAGGGCA
The sequence above is a segment of the Brienomyrus brachyistius isolate T26 chromosome 5, BBRACH_0.4, whole genome shotgun sequence genome. Coding sequences within it:
- the LOC125742294 gene encoding SAP30-binding protein encodes the protein MASGKRNTLLSSLAAYGDDSEQDSDPETEEAEGHGGLVSASYGEGDVGHMEDGDDKGSGDEDSGDSSRNSEGDESDLEGGDADDLKEISEAEKRDPNELVAQFSEKVRNMSPDEIRIPPEPPGRCSSHLQEKIQKLYERKLHGNFDTNFHIQNKKEFRNPSIYEKLIQFCSIDELGTNYPKDMFDPHGWSEDSYYEALAKAQKVEMDKLEKAKKERTKIEFVTGTKKGTTTSAASTTNTTSTAATDAQKRKSKWDSAVPVTLAQPALLTTTATLPGVVSVTTTASGTKTTVISAVGTILKKAKQ